CACAACACTCGACATCATGTTGAACTGAATTCCCAGCAACCAAGACTGGGGAAATGTAATGAGATTAGGGGGAAGGGGTTCACCCACTGACCCAAAAGTGTACTCTGCAGCCCAGCAAGTGTTGTTTCCTCCCCAGATGTCTGGCGACAAAGGAATTTCTGCCTTCCCTGAATCAGACAACCTTTTCAAATGGGTGGGGACCATCCATGGAGCAGCTGGCACAGTAAGTGTAGGATCAGGGTAGGTGAGTACGACTTTGCTGCGAGAGGGGGTAGGTGAAATCCAAGTGCCAGGTCTGCTTCAAGTCTTCAGTCTGGCAGACACTCTCCCGTGTCTATTCCTGTACTCGAGCCTGTGGCCCTGGTCTCCCTCTGTCTTGTAAGAAGGTGGGTTTAAAGCTGGGCTCACCATCATAGATGCCCACAGGGGGCAGTCAGCACAGCAACAAATGGAGGGCAAGTGAGGGCTTTGGCCAATGAGAGGGCATAGGTCTCAAAATGGCAGCTTCCCTTTGCTTCACATTTGGATTAAGATTATTGAGAAATCCAGATCTGTGTCCAAAATCTAATTTTAACACGTTAGCAACTAATGTTCTAATTGGACTAATAATGCCCAGCTGTGGTATCAGCATCGCCAGTTGGCAGCTCTTAGACCAAAAGATCACTGATGTTCCCACCAGATAGGAGGGAAGGCGCCAGAACCAGTGTAATACTTAGTTTCTGTCAAGTCCCACACAAACCCAAAGGTCCTAACAAGCCCCCCTTATGTGGGGCTCGGGTTGGGACGTGAGGTTCACTCTCCACCTCTGTTTCTCTGATGCCAGGTATACGAAGACCTGAGGTATAAGCTCTCTCTGGAGTTCCCCAGTGGCTACCCTTACAATGCGCCCACGGTGAGGTTCCTCACACCCTGCTACCACCCCAACGTGGACACCCAGGGTAACATCTGCCTGGACATCCTGAAGGACAAGTGGTCTGCCCTGTATGACGTCAGGACCATCCTGCTCTCCATCCAGAGCCTGCTCGGAGGTGACTTCTGAAACCAGCCCCTCCCTTGCAACCTGGAAACCTGTCAGGACACCCCTGGGCTAGCCTCTTACACCCCCATCCATCTACCCCCAAccattctcctttgctctccaccTGCAGAGCCCAACATTGACAGCCCTTTGAACACACATGCTGCCGAGCTCTGGAAAAACCCCACAGGTGGGTCCTTCATCCTCCGGAGCACTGGATGATCCCTCCCCAGCCTTCAAAGGCTCCCTCAAACAGCAGAATCCCAGTGACATGGGACTGTGTCCTGAGAACTGGGTTGGAGATGGGGAAGGGGGGTCAACCGAGGTAACCCAGTTCTGCCTCTGCCTTGATGTTTCTGGTTTGCCTGTTTGCTATAAAATCAGAAAATTGGCCCTTTCCACATTAATGTAGGCTGAGGGGCTTTTTAAGTAGAAGGCAAAGCTTTGTG
This sequence is a window from Manis pentadactyla isolate mManPen7 chromosome 5, mManPen7.hap1, whole genome shotgun sequence. Protein-coding genes within it:
- the UBE2C gene encoding ubiquitin-conjugating enzyme E2 C isoform X1 encodes the protein MRAGGPDALQLQSCSLSSCPTASAARMASQNRDPAAASVTAPRKGAEPSGGAARGPVGKRLQQELMTLMMSGDKGISAFPESDNLFKWVGTIHGAAGTVYEDLRYKLSLEFPSGYPYNAPTVRFLTPCYHPNVDTQGNICLDILKDKWSALYDVRTILLSIQSLLGEPNIDSPLNTHAAELWKNPTAFKEYLQETYSKQVSSQEP
- the UBE2C gene encoding ubiquitin-conjugating enzyme E2 C isoform X3, with the translated sequence MTLMMSGDKGISAFPESDNLFKWVGTIHGAAGTVYEDLRYKLSLEFPSGYPYNAPTVRFLTPCYHPNVDTQGNICLDILKDKWSALYDVRTILLSIQSLLGEPNIDSPLNTHAAELWKNPTAFKEYLQETYSKQVSSQEP
- the UBE2C gene encoding ubiquitin-conjugating enzyme E2 C isoform X2 gives rise to the protein MLHGLQQELMTLMMSGDKGISAFPESDNLFKWVGTIHGAAGTVYEDLRYKLSLEFPSGYPYNAPTVRFLTPCYHPNVDTQGNICLDILKDKWSALYDVRTILLSIQSLLGEPNIDSPLNTHAAELWKNPTAFKEYLQETYSKQVSSQEP